The genomic interval GCCAACTTCGATACCAGAGCGGGGCGTTACCAGGTAAAAAACGTAAGCAGCCGACCGACCCTGTATCTTCTAAAAGAGCTTACGAAGTCAAGAGAGTTCGAACATTTCAACAATCATGGCAATCAGGTAGAGAATGGCTGCAATACGATCCTGAAACGCAATTGATGCGGTGTCAATTATGCATCGAATTCTATGGACCCAGTAGcaatgacaatatatttataaaaggctCGTCGTATCTCCGCATTGATGGCATACAGCTACACGAAAATTCTCCGAATCATTTTAAAGCAGTTCAAGCCAAACAGGCAAAATCAACACCCAAGTCGTCTAGCACTGCAGCCAAAGCATTGAAGACCTTAAGACAGGCGGATTATGACAAACTTGTAAACAAGTTCAGAAATGCTCATGCTGTTTGCAAGaacaatttaagttttaaaacttaTGAGATGATATGCCAGCTCGATAAAATGAAGGGGTTGCCCACCAGTAGCCAGTATGAAAGTGACAAAGCTTGTGCTGAGTTTTGTACCTCCATATCCAGAACCACTCGCAATGACTCTTTATCAAGCATTAAAAGTGCAAATTGGTGTAGTCTCATGATTGATGGATCAACCGATTTCACTGGAGACGACATGGAATCCCTGTATGTGAGATCATCATCAAATGGTTATGTCCGAGACATTTTCCTCGACATTGGTTGCAGCGCATCAGCTTGTAGTGCAGACATTCATAGTCATGTACTACAAGTATTACAGGATCTGGAACTTACAGATGTCATGAAAGAAAAACTGGTTGGATTTTGCTCTGACGGGGCTGCAAATATGATGGGTAGgtcttgtttaaatgtatacgtAAAGGTTGAGGAGCTGTTATATAAGTTGATATTTTatcagtataaagaagtgaaactccagctgtgTCAGAGTATAGCACTTTTATCATTTACCATCTTTTgtccttttaaatggcaaattGCTTAACAGCACGGCACAATGggaaacaacacaaaataaaacatcattGAATAAAGCTGGGGCCACCGCCTAAACTGTGTCATTTTACAATCTTTTATTCCAACATGTATCACGATTACCCATCAATGTTAAAAAATCGTCCACATATTGTCATTCATTGTATTCAGGTATCCACAGCGGTGTATCCTCTCTCCTGAAGAAGGATTGGCCCCACCTTGTGGTGACACATTGCGTTGCTCACAGGTTAGAGCTGGCATTTAAGGATGCCATGAAAAAGTGTGCCCCCAAGAACTATGAGAAGCTCACTAGTCTTCTCATGGGCCTCTTCTATCTGTTTCGTCGAAGTCCAAAGCAGAAGAAAGGTACAATGCAATCAGATATAATattgattaataataaaattgaGAATTTGTAATGTTATCTGCAAAAGAAAACCACCCTTTATTATGaactgttttcatattttttgcaaattattaaatgatttatttataatccaattttattaaattaatttaactttCAAGGAATTATCATgaatgtcaaaataaaaaaaatatatgtgttcaATTGTTAGGTCTTGAAAGAGCTGCGGAGGCTCTTCACATGAAAATGCTTCTACCTACTAGAATTGGGGGAACACGGTGGTTGCCACACTTCGAGAAAGCTCTCAATATATTCTCGAGAGGGTATAAACTCTTCCTGTATCAACTGGAAAACGCATCACATCAGAATGCCAAGGCAGAAGGGTTAGCTAAGATGATGAGGGATGGAAACCTTATCCTGTACATGCTGTCACTAAAGGTAACTTGAAGGTTTTGCTTATTTTTTCTATAGTGAACTTCTAGCACTCAAACGtttctaacatatttttttttaacattaatgattaatgattacatatatttgcaaaacaataaaaaaaaaaaattaaaattattaacaaaacattaaaatcaatcttatcttgttttgttaatgattttaatgTCAGTGTTCTTTGTtaaaatttttataataaaagttttaaatacattttcagcGCGTCATCAGCAACTTGCAGAGCCTCTCCCTGTACCTACAGACAGACCTCATCAGCCTCGCAGATGCTGCTCGACGAGTGCAGTCCTCAAAGACTGCCATCTCACAGCTGTGTGAGAAGTTAGTATTTTTGTAGTATTGatatttgtattgttgtattatatAAACTCACAGGGAAATATTATCCAATTGTTAGCCAAATTTACTGAACACAATAATGTATTCAACAATAAGTGGGTTTTCATGAAGAACAAGTTGTAGCAAATTTGATTTTTCTTCGGCAGCATTTTCTAATTTGAAGCTTGTGGTTAATTTTGTGAATAGCAGAGTAAGTCCTTGCAATTTTTTGCTAAAAGCTGATTTAGGTAATGATATTATCAGAGAATCGCTAAACTTTCAGAGATGATAGCACTGTCTCTGATGTAAGCGCATCAGAAACCTACAAGCAAGAGAAGCTTGTATTCAGAGGTGTTAAGGCTAAGGCAGATCAGAGTTCTCTTATAAAAGAGATTGTTGAAAATCTAGAGGCTAGATTTCCAACATCAGATCTTGTATCTGCAACGATGGTTTCTTCATTTAAAAACTGGCCGGACCTTACATCGGATGAAATTAAAGGTTTAACAACGTTGAAAGTGTTTGCTGGTGTTTGAAGTTAATTTCATCAAGTTGACAATGAAAGGGACCTGTTCAccgattttgattaaaaaaataaaattgtgttacttATTAAACCGAAACATTTGAGGTTGAACAGGCCCCTTcccatgtttttgtttaaagtgttGTGTTCATGTAAAATGACATTATATTTCAGTTACTACAGTTACTTTGATTATCAGTTTTTTCAGTACCTTATAGGGCTGCCAGTGGattcctttttaaaattatattgttttacatttttaatcttAGAAGAATTTACCCTCAAACATAATGTTTAAAACGATTTTGTAAACTAGTATGACGAAGTTAGAATGCAACTATTACCGGTATTTTCAAAGATTTCAATGGTTCCATAATGCTTTTGACATTCagaaataatataaattgatatttgtCAGTCATTCACTTAGATTAAATATGCGTTGAAATTTGATAAGTGATTAAACATGATTTTGTATTTCTTAATGTGTATCCAATTTAGATAGCACTTTCGGAGACAAAGAAGTTGAGACTCTCTACAGGCAGTTTGAAGATGTTGCATTTGGGAAATCTAGTGAGGGCATCGCCTTAGAAGATGTGTTGGACCAATGGGCAACACTGAGGACACTGATCTACCACAGGTTTGTAATCTAAACTTACATAATATTCATTTCTTGTGATTAAAGTATGCTTTGAAATCaatttcgcactgtccgtctgtctgtccttctgaaattccgtcacactttgcgtttaggttttgtgtttaggtttcgaaaaatgttgaaaaagggggcatatgtaATCCTACGGTGACAAGCCTTGTTTTATTTATAGATATCCATTCCAAGACAGGCAGAAGCTGACTTGGGTCACTGTAATGGGCAGCATGGCGGATCAGCAACTATATGCAGTGTTCACACTGATTGACATTACTCTGGCCCTGCCCCCCACCTCTGTCAAGTGCGAGACATCATTCTCCGCCATGAAGCTCCTCAAGAACAAGCGAAGGGGCCGTCTCCGTGCTGGACGCCTCAACGATGTGATGATGGTGAAGCTCACGTCTCCATCCATCAATGAATTTGACCCAGACCTTGCGATCAAGCACTGGATGGTAATTTTAAAGCCTATGTTATTATAgttttttattagaaaaaattaaatttcaattgtTATCATAACCGTTTCCTCATCAATGATGCAGGAATTAGTTATACTGTTATATAATTATTCATGATTGATTTAAGAGTAATTTCTTATTTAGACTTCAACACCCAGTGGACAACCCCGCAGAATCAAGAGAGAAGCCCCAGGATCCCAAGGGGACTGTATCGTGGTGTCAGAAGAGGACGAAAAAGATGTTGCCAGCAACAAGGTTACAACcccttaaatatatatttaactataaCTCATGTATACATTCATTAATTAATTGAATGATTAATGATaggcaaccacaatttttgacaataAAATAACGCATTGTTTGGGAAAATGACTTTTTATTTAGACAGACATCATTCTACTAAAAACAATCTAGCAAACATAACATTGTATGTGACATTGTGTGTCTTTCCAGGTGCCAGAGAACTCAGaatatgaagatgatgatgatgatgatgacgatgaagataTGGAGATGTCGGCGGAGCATGCCTTTTCtgttgttttgaaaaatgaataataaatgttGTAAATGGGACAGGCATATGTTTTTACTCATTAGAAGTAGTTATTTCTGATtagaaatgaatatttttgttgttcctagcgaaacatttatgtttaccttttcgggctattgaaaatgtcttcgggctattaaaaattctatctaattagcccgaagggctattggtCTAAAAAAGTTAGCGTGAAGACTGattgtatactgactacacactTAAATGTCATGTACAGTTCATAATCTtcttcaacgaccaataaacatcttaatttatatttagattttatgcaacatgtacacatcattttctgggaatcgAGAAAGtgagtttattttgtgaaaataaaccaatatctgtttattgaatttgtcaaacttttttatatatatatatattagcaattcttatgaaaataaatatcgttattttaaatgttttaagcaatttaagtctttttctgagagcatatatgggaattaactgtgtgagctacttcaaaatgttaacagccatacaatcattgttttgacagacgacgcgtgcttatcttaagtttgtttctggtaatacaccggatattggatgtttggggcttgattggataataaaacaaaaacgcagtcggcggttttcagtagaacttttgtacaAACGGTTAACCAACTTAATCaacagtgcacatgcttatctaacatttagggatcatCTACACGGGCCCAAGCAACTTGCATGGACCATAATACACAGTCCGATAGTTACATTTAGTAGCACatgtggtcagaaactaacaagttcgagtaataaagcacagagattatgatctgaaaaattgcatggggtccgaaatgaaacaaaatgccaccaaatcaaacgattcaccgcctaattttaagtgtaacaaactatgtttgaaacatttaaaataacgataattccgaaCGCTCAcagcttccattttcaaaagtatatgctgTTCAACATTGCTCGAGAAATTGTTAAGACAAACGTTTACTAATGTtccattaaattaattttacacgctactattttattaaatagatctagcagcccaaAGCATGGCGATTGGAGACGCGTACATTAactgaagcaatgtgtaaatttaaatttagatgcacatttaagtcattttctgaaaatcgggatgaagtgaaagtatttattttacaaataaaccaacatttgattttattcaaatggtcgacattatttatatttgtgtcgtctgtgtactTTAGCAACTCTTAAGCAAATAGATATCTTTTATttcgacgtttaaagcaagtctcatttccgatattaaactatgtaaatttCTTCGGTATGGTTAATGACCTacacaatcattgacagatgacatccgatggtaattgtatgaagtatgcagagaagctgacgaaatgttaaaacaatcgcgtaaaagtaaaaatatcaggttattatctgtacctgtttctttcggagtgaatactcgttgtggctgcAGAGAAACTTCcagaacaaaagaatctgtagctgcgaactttgttggttttgtgtgagccgtactgtacaattgtcatttcaacaaataaagatattgtttggaaatcaggattcgacattcaacaagtacggtgtttactttcatatttgaatacatttttgcGATCCAATGTGATCTAAGTCTAGTAGTCACCGCGATTTGCGGTGTTTCGCaatgattctacagctgatctttatcgccagatggtcgcagtgaaatcacggCGGAATCACCGTGAATCAACCACAGAGTGGATTCACAGCGATTTGCGGCGAATCACTGCGACTTGCCACGTTGGCCCAAACGCGgtggtcggtgatttaggcaaaaatcgcggggcgcgtagtgtatattataaagtgctaatttaatgtgttcttacaatgaagacaatgttaagttaatatccttccacattcatattgaacttgcaataatctatatagattcttaaatataccatttaattataacctctttaacagtaagaatttaattcagtattcttttaaattaaatatcatatggtgaaaacattaacaaatatttataaaaaaaacgctttagtggtcttgctatgtcaatgatgtattaaatagagttaaaataatgtatttcatttctttacctttcaacatcttcatgatcttgcacttcaatgctatttcagtaaactgtaaagcgtgacaaacataataaagcagaatatgcatatgaatctgattttacacagatccactaacatataaatcatatcatgtttgtctctttccattttcgaacgatagtctactcatcttaaatgcattaactttgtgagtaacggtagactaactccaatttcccaacactgatttccgtgatgcacattcactgtgaagatttgtaataaatatttgatgtttttatctcaaaagttgtattttgcgttaattgacacacgcattaaattattccgtaataaccatatgatatccgttgttaatttgaatgttatttatcattttcgccgctcattgtaaatttctcgtctgcttgccgccatctttggcttgtgtaaaaacaggcgtttacaatcgggatacattgactatcgtcggtatcctctgcaatatagagagagatgtggatagcaacgtaaaatcgtattcggctaaattcgcaaaaaatacgtaagtcagttgttgttcggcgacgactcggcaactcgatcggcactcgttcgaaattattgctaaataacattgtaatcttatttgctttattgggaaaattttgtctttttttgggaaattttaatcaaatttttaggAAAAAACGTCAtcttttgcaattgggaagcagccgaatatcggctgtaatttctggcaaaaaaaatccctgaatgtgattgtttatatttagtctattaactgtcattcaatacattAAAAACTGCTGCTATTTCTTACAATAAATACTTGCttcactgtttactttgcatcctcagtatgattaatgtgaagtttaacaggtttttataaagaaatattgttatgaatacaaaaagttgtttattttaatgtctgtttttatgtttgtcattgtgttatgcgcgccattcgcgtagtcaaaatcagtaaacagaattttcctcccctctgactttgcctcaatcacatccctgaatatttacattataactgAACAAGAATATCTGGATTTATTAAAtgggggagcgttctcattatctcctccatagacaccaagtactggttcttcccaagaaacggactcgataatgtccatatctgcctataatgcttGAAAGGTTGATTGACagtataaatagatagatagttCACTCGTGATGGAAAGTGTACGGCAAATCTACACTTCATGGTTATGACACATGAGTTCAATTTAATACATTGTACCTTGAAAAAAGTGGCTACAGTATGTCCTTCAATGTTACATTTTGATGAAGAACAGATCTTTTAAAAGTCACTATTAAAGTCAAATATACCACCTTGCCAAGACTATCaaaacagatttgtattttatcaattataaaaaacaattaaccctttgcatgcttggaaatttgtagtctgcttaaatggcgtctgctgaattgctacaatttaatagcattttcttcgattttttttcaaagaatactatcagaatagcaaacagtttggatcctgatgagacgccacgttctgtggcgtctcatctggatccaatttgtttgcaaaggccttcaaaattcgtttctcacactgaaagggttaatataaaaaataaataaaatcattacttTTGGTCAGCCTGCTAATTGCAATGACAGGTTtgccaaataatgaatatattgcatatattaaagacggtatatacgattttttatatgtgtttaattgtaatatattgataaaatatgttacaataacacaaaataggcaagaaaaaatatacattaaagccgaatttcataaaatgtagcaaagacaaattagcgccatgagccgatagtgacgtacatattttcctacaataaccgaagcattcgtctttgtattaggatcggagatagtgttcgtgtgtcgtatgaatagataacgttgcaggaattcaaataaaccgttaaactaagtttatatGCACATCgcacatgtatggtatacatggtggcgaattcggctgtacagccgttttcaatttcagatatctggcttatttcgcatttttcgacacatgttcttcatcacttttattttaatttatattgaaatatatatataataatttttttacacattttatataaattcataaatatttgacaaaatcgtatatacccgcttaaaattgtaaaatttcttaaatacttTACATATGGTTTCCTGGCAGATGGAAGGTAGCAGTAATTCCTCCTCATCGCCATTAGGAcatcaaatgcattttcttttataatactacGATCCTGTGGGGTTTGGTACTTTAAAATAGCATGTATGCATTTTAAGTCGCTCTCGACCAAAACATTCACTGGCATAGTTGGGTCACACTTAACCTTATCTGTGTCAATCATTGACTTAGACGCTTCAAGTGAAGCGAGTTCGTCGTGTTCGTTAACAACATGTTTGCGCACAACATCGCCAATTGTTTGGCCACTTGTggctttgataaattgttttgttgttgtagcATCCTGGTAAATAAGAAGTCCAAACCAGTATAAAGTCATCGTGGTCTCGCCACCATTttgcatgttttcagtaaaaatgatCGATGTTACAAAAGCGCTTATGATACATTTAAATGCGATATCGGTAAACGCTTTAAATAAATCACTTCTCTAAAACCCGACACTCGTTTTGTGTCTAAAACCTGGCTTTTGGCACCCGAAAAAAAAATCCGagattgaaattatataatttttatacgcccgtataaatacgggacgtattatgtgaaaccccttggcggcgggcgggcggcgggcgggcggcgggcggaaggcatcactttgtccggactctaattcaaattgtattcatccgatcttcaccaaacttggtcagcagttgcatctagttgatatctaggccaagttcgaatatgggtcatgccgggtcaaaaactaggtcatagggtcaataagtgcattttcaaaggggccactttgtccggactctatttcaaattgtattcatccgatcttcaccaaacttggtcagcagttgcatctagttgatatataggccaagttcgaatatgggtcatgccgggtcaaaaactaggtcatagggtcaattagtgcattttcaacggcgccactttgtccggactctaattcaaattgtattcatccgatcttcaccaaacttggtcagaagttgtatctagacaatatctaggtcaagttcgaatatgggtcatgctgggtcaaaaactaggtcacatggtcacttagtgcatttcaagcatttagcatggtgtccactctctaattgaagtagttttcatccaatcttcaccaaacttggtcagaagttgtatctagacagtatttaggtcaagttggaatatgggtcattccaggtcaaaaactaggtcacagggtcacttaaaccatttcaagcatttagcaagtgctctctaattgaagtagttttcatccgatcttcaccaactttggtcagaagttgtgtctagacaatatctacatgtaggtcaagttcaaatatgggtcttgccaggttaaaaactaggtcacgaggtcccgtagtgcatttcaagcatttagcatggtgtctgctctctaattgaagtagttttcatcagatcttcaccaactttggtcagaagttgtgtctagatgatatgtaggtcaagttcaaatatgggtcatggtaaagttatcaagttgtccaaagtcttaaaacgggcgtatcttgtgacagtttggcactcttgttttttttttttggtttcgtcaaaaataagagttggcgggtccgaaaatcattttattaaaaaactctggcctaagtttcgcgcaaaacattaCGTCAATTCGGCAACTTGTTTATGATCAAAAAGTAGCGCTATGAGAttcatgttttaatttgaatacgatgtgggttcatcggaaaatgaaaaaacgGTCACATGAACAAATCCAATCataatgcagcattcatatgaatgtaacaggagttgtaattatttaaaaatattgggAATAGACTTTAATAATAAGTCATGCCTGTTTTTTGTGGGGTGGGGgagcattaatgatcttttctcGCTTGTTCAACGTTAACAATACTAGCTGTAAAAACAATATAAGCAACTAGAAATTTGTTcttagtacatggatacctctacaatccaatttgttTCACTACTACCttaatgttaaacaattattaacaaaaatatggaGTTGTATGAGTTTACCTGATGATAAATTTGTTCCTGAATGTAATCAATCTATCCTATCAAAAATCCTTTTTGAGCTACGCTTCtcacaattaacaaaataaaatattttgcctaTAGGGCCATTACTCTCcttatgttaaacaaaatttaacaaaaatatcaagGTGCGGTATTTCACAtggtgtttaatattttttataaaatttcatctcactatcagctgtactctttgagtttctcacaacacaattaaaaaaattaatttctttgctAAAAAGGGGTCATAACTCTGGGCATGTTGAAAAGAAACAtatcaaaatatgcaggtgtgcAAAATATATCAACACAATGGTAATAATTTATGGAAAGTTTCAGtcgacacatattttaaaatgtaagttttgtataaattatgttgaaaaaaaacagaaCCAAAATATAGAGGTGGGCAAACTCACATGCCTGTTTACTGTTCTCGTAAACTTTTTAGGAATAGGTGTTATATAAGTTATATGTAACAGAAAAGTCACGAAGATGGAAGAACTAAGGGAAAAGGGCAAATCTATATACCTCCAGCCTTAGAAAAacgctttcatttattttccttgtttgtttttagtttacaatgtatacttgtttgaagcattacataatatcactgactattccttggtatgtacatgtattaattgtttatttcagcaaGTGCAGTAAAATGACCCcgatttcggagctgaccaacacgcagcccacagacctacagggactgtcagtggagctggaaactgtcatGGGGGGAATCAAAAGCCTACAGATAAATCAGGAGGCCAGtgttcagtcattgcagagaacatacaaggaacatgGGGCAGTCATGATAGAACAATTGCATGGCAATTTAAGTACTAATATAGATAAGTGTTTTAATAGTTCTGTGGGTACATCGGGCaataatttaaaagaagaaatgtGTTGGAGTGTTCTTTCTATtttgaatgaatttgataatattactgtgaaggaactaaatgatataaaagaggaagttataagcataaaagggtcagttacaagttctatttataaatgcaccagtcttcacaatgacttgtcacaattccatgaaattgttcagaaaattggagataataaggagctctgccttatagccagcataaaatgtaagcatataatacagcaggcactgACTCTGCTGGGGAAGTCAGGCAAGGTGTTTAATGTCCAGAGTATTACTAAGCataatgtgagaataccaagtgataaaGGTGTATGTTATATCagaggcatatgtgttcttcccGATGGGCAGGTACTGGTTGTAGACTGGAATAATCAGaatgtcaagctgctgaaccagcaataccaggtggtgagtcactgggatgtgaaTGCTCGGCCAGTTGACATTTgtttgatcacacccagtgaggttgcagtggctgtgaataCTAGCaagatacatgaggtccagtttatcactgtcaaccagggaaagcttgatcctggcaggaagtttcagttacaacatacaTGTAGAGGTATCGCCCACCATCAGGATGACCTATATATCTGCTCCCGTACTGCCCTGTACAAGTACACATTGAGTGGCAAACAGCTCTGCAGACTCTACCAAGATAGATCAGGTGATTacacaggtaagaatcatggtgaatccatcctgataacattcctattatgtacagggatttgccattgtgggaaaaggagtctagtcaaattgtgttattttaaatccatacaatgacaaattttaTCAACTTAATGAACcgaattgggatttatttttttcaatcaacaaatattgacccataaggcctttatcttttttttttaatcatataaattatagtaacatgagtaatgaagtattttgactgtcactacatggcatgtctataaatagaaa from Dreissena polymorpha isolate Duluth1 chromosome 1, UMN_Dpol_1.0, whole genome shotgun sequence carries:
- the LOC127874599 gene encoding zinc finger protein 862-like isoform X1, which codes for MAFSQLRYQSGALPGKKRKQPTDPVSSKRAYEVKRVRTFQQSWQSGREWLQYDPETQLMRCQLCIEFYGPSSNDNIFIKGSSYLRIDGIQLHENSPNHFKAVQAKQAKSTPKSSSTAAKALKTLRQADYDKLVNKFRNAHAVCKNNLSFKTYEMICQLDKMKGLPTSSQYESDKACAEFCTSISRTTRNDSLSSIKSANWCSLMIDGSTDFTGDDMESLYVRSSSNGYVRDIFLDIGCSASACSADIHSHVLQVLQDLELTDVMKEKLVGFCSDGAANMMGIHSGVSSLLKKDWPHLVVTHCVAHRLELAFKDAMKKCAPKNYEKLTSLLMGLFYLFRRSPKQKKGLERAAEALHMKMLLPTRIGGTRWLPHFEKALNIFSRGYKLFLYQLENASHQNAKAEGLAKMMRDGNLILYMLSLKRVISNLQSLSLYLQTDLISLADAARRVQSSKTAISQLCEKDDSTVSDVSASETYKQEKLVFRGVKAKADQSSLIKEIVENLEARFPTSDLVSATMVSSFKNWPDLTSDEIKDSTFGDKEVETLYRQFEDVAFGKSSEGIALEDVLDQWATLRTLIYHRYPFQDRQKLTWVTVMGSMADQQLYAVFTLIDITLALPPTSVKCETSFSAMKLLKNKRRGRLRAGRLNDVMMVKLTSPSINEFDPDLAIKHWMTSTPSGQPRRIKREAPGSQGDCIVVSEEDEKDVASNKVPENSEYEDDDDDDDDEDMEMSAEHAFSVVLKNE
- the LOC127874599 gene encoding zinc finger protein 862-like isoform X2, encoding MAFSQLRYQSGALPGKKRKQPTDPVSSKRAYEVKRVRTFQQSWQSGREWLQYDPETQLMRCQLCIEFYGPSSNDNIFIKGSSYLRIDGIQLHENSPNHFKAVQAKQAKSTPKSSSTAAKALKTLRQADYDKLVNKFRNAHAVCKNNLSFKTYEMICQLDKMKGLPTSSQYESDKACAEFCTSISRTTRNDSLSSIKSANWCSLMIDGSTDFTGDDMESLYVRSSSNGYVRDIFLDIGCSASACSADIHSHVLQVLQDLELTDVMKEKLVGFCSDGAANMMGIHSGVSSLLKKDWPHLVVTHCVAHRLELAFKDAMKKCAPKNYEKLTSLLMGLFYLFRRSPKQKKGLERAAEALHMKMLLPTRIGGTRWLPHFEKALNIFSRGYKLFLYQLENASHQNAKAEGLAKMMRDGNLILYMLSLKRVISNLQSLSLYLQTDLISLADAARRVQSSKTAISQLYSTFGDKEVETLYRQFEDVAFGKSSEGIALEDVLDQWATLRTLIYHRYPFQDRQKLTWVTVMGSMADQQLYAVFTLIDITLALPPTSVKCETSFSAMKLLKNKRRGRLRAGRLNDVMMVKLTSPSINEFDPDLAIKHWMTSTPSGQPRRIKREAPGSQGDCIVVSEEDEKDVASNKVPENSEYEDDDDDDDDEDMEMSAEHAFSVVLKNE